ATAATGACCACAGGTGCTTCACTACAGGCCTTCCTAGTACCTCTTCTGATCAATGGAGGAGGTCCTGCTACAATGATAAGCTTCCCCGGAACCTCTCCCCAGCTCGGGTATTCAAATGATTTTATAATACTCTACGGCTATAGACAGGCTTACTTCTACAGAGATTACGGGCTTTCAGCTGCTTCATATCTTTTCGCAGTTCTAATACTCCTAGTATACGCTCTTCTATGGTACTACTTCCTGTATAGAAAGAGGTGAGAGTAATGAGATCTTTTAAACTGAGTTATTATATAGGAGGTATAATTCTCACAGTACTAGCAATACTTGTTATAGCGATACTCATGTATCCTATAGCATATGTTGTCATAGCATCACTACTCAGAGGACAGGTTATACCAAGTAGCTTTGAAGATATTGAGAGGTATGGACTCTCTCTAGAGCATTATATCAATGCAATATCAGATCCTAATTTTATAGCAGCTACTATTACAAGTATTATAGTAGCTCTTCTCAACATAATACTCTCGATCTTTGTCATAGTTCCTGCAGCCTATGCTTTCTCAAGATTCGAGTTCAGAGGTAAAGGTTATATTCTGGTTCTCTACCTTATACTAAGCCAGATAGGCGGAGGATTCGGTGTTGCAGCTGTGATAGCTTTATTCATATTCTTGGTTAAATTAAACTCTCTAGGAATACCTCTCATAGGGAATCCATTCATACTACCTCTTATATACACATCATCAGCAGTACCTTTTCAGACATGGCTTATTAAAAACTACTTTGATTCATTACCAAGATCTCTTGATGAAGCAGCCTTCATAGATGGAGCAAGCTGGAGAGATATAGTATTCAGAGTAATATTCCCAGCATCTAGAGGTGTGGTATTCATAGTAGCTCTATTCGCGTTCATGGGAGCCTGGGGTGAGTTTCTTCTAGCCTCATTTATAAGAGTTAACACACTTGCAGCATATGTTTACCAGACCGCGGTCGGTCAGACAATATACTGGGCTGATTTCGCTGCTAGAACAGTTTTGTTTTCAATACCTATAGTCCTGATATATGTGATTGCTCAGAAGTACATAGGTGAGGCTATGAGATATGGTGCTGGTAAGATCTCTTAGCATATTACAAGATCCTAGATCAGAGAATTCTACCTAAGATCTCTTCTGGAGAGTATTTAACGAGATCATCATACCCCTGTCCTACTCCTACGTAGAGTATTGGTTTATTAATAGATGCTATAATGCTAAGCGCAGATCCTCCTGAGGCTTCTGCATCTAGTTTTGTAAGTATGACAGCGTCAACACCTACATATTTATCAAATTCTCTAGCTTGATTAACCGCGTCATTCCCTGTTAATGCGTCAAGCACTAGAATTCTCAGATCTGGTTTTGACACTCTCGATACTTTTAAAATCTCATTCATAAGATCTCTATCAGTATGCTGTCTACCAGCTGAGTCTATTAGAAGAACATCAAACCCCTGCTTCATAGAATATCTTATAGCATCATACACCAGAGCTGCTGGATCTGCTCCATATCTTCCTTTGAATATGGGTATCGAAAGTCTATTACAATGGACTTCAAGCTGTTCTTGAGCACCTGCTCTGAAAGTGTCTGCAGCAACCACCATTACTTTAAAACCTTTATCTCTAAGATACTTAGCAACCTTAGCTATCGTAGTTGTCTTTCCAACACCGTTAACACCCATAAAGAGTATCTTATAAGGTTTACTCCTGCTCTCTCTAATGATCTCTGGAAGATCTTTTTCTGAAACTCCTTTACTAAGATACTGTTTTAAAACCTCTCTAAAGCTATCAACTATGTACTCTCTCTTACTCTCTAGAAAACCTATTCTAGAGCCTACTATCCTCTTCTCAAAATCTCTTACAATGCTCTCTGCAACTTCTAGTGCTACGTCTGCTTCTACGAGTTCTAGAACTAGTTCTTCAGAGATCTTTTCGAGATCTTCTTCAGAGATCTCTTTCGAGATCTTATTCGAGATCTTCTCCTCAATAGCATTTGATATCTTATCAGCTACCCTATTGAAAAGCTCTTTAAGTCTTCTGAACAATGTAATCTCAGTATATTAGTTATATTATAAGGATTTAAGATTGATGTAGAGACTCTAGAGAGGTTCCGGAAAAATATTTAAGCATTCAAGCTTAAAACATGTCTCTGGATGTTGTAGGGTGGAGTGTAAGATATATGAATGTTCTGGGAAGAATGAGAAATCCTATGAAGAGGATCTAAATAGAATTTTAGATCGTAGGATCCTAGATCTTATCAAGATAAAAGGTTGGAGCTCTCTCACACCAGTACAGATAGAAGCTTCGAGAAGTATTATTGAAGGGAGAAATACTCTCATAATATCTCCTACGGGTAGTGGTAAGACTGAAGCTGCTATGCTACCTATCTTCTCTATGATGCTCTCCGATAGTGATGTGAGAAATTCCTCAGGTGTCTACGTGCTCTATATAACACCTATGAAAGCTCTTATAAATGATCTCTATAAGAGGATCAAGTGGTGGACTGATAGACTTGGTTTCATCGTAGGAAGAAAACATGGTGATGTCCCTACCGTCGAGAGGATTAGAAGACTTAAGAAGGTTCCTCATATTCTCATTATAACTCCTGAGAATCTTCAGGTAGATCTTGATTGGGGTATCAGATTTAGAGAGTTCTACGAGAAACTCAGATGGGTTGTGATAGATGAGATCCACGAGCTTATAGGGAGTAAGAGAGGTGTTCAGGTAGCTATTCTTCTTGAGAGACTTAGAAGAGTTGTAGGAAGAGATTTCCAGAGGATAATGCTCTCAGCAACTGTAGGAGATCCAGAGTATGTGATAAGATTCTTCACAGGATCCTCGGAGAGAGAGTGTAGCATAGTTCAATCTAGAGAGTTGAAGAAGATAAGAATACATATTAGCAGGGTTGTGTCGAGCGGCGAGAACTCTCTAGATAGCATTGCTAGAACTATTAAAAATCTGTACAAGCCTGTGACACTGGTGTTTGTAAATAGCAGGTACATGGCTGAGAGACTTCATGAAGCTCTTGAGAGAGCAGGTATCGATAGAGTTTTCGTGCATCATTCTTCGATATCTAGCAAGGTTAAGGAAGATGTTGAGGATCTTGTTAAAAATGGTGAGGCTAACATAGTAGTCTCTACCAGAACACTGGAGCTGGGAGTGGATCTGGGGTTTATTGAGAGAGTGATTTTATTCAGATCTCCTGGTCAGGTATCTTCTCTGATTCAGAGAATAGGAAGATCTGGGCATTCTCTCGATAGAATTTCCGAGGGTGTTATACTTGTTGATAGAGATATAGATCTTCTAGAGATACTCTCTCTAGTAAGACTTATGAGCAGAGGTTATGTTGAGAAGCCTAGGAGATTTAGAAAGCCTAAGGATCTAATTGCCAGAACTATTCTTGGCATGTCTCTGAGAAGTCTTGTAAGTGCTGAGGAGATCTATAGCACTCTAAAGTCTACATATGTATTCAGAGATCTATCTTATGAAGATTTTATGAGAGTAGTAGACTATCTGGCTGAGAATAAACTGATTGAGAGGTTCC
This window of the Sulfolobales archaeon genome carries:
- a CDS encoding ABC transporter permease subunit codes for the protein MRSFKLSYYIGGIILTVLAILVIAILMYPIAYVVIASLLRGQVIPSSFEDIERYGLSLEHYINAISDPNFIAATITSIIVALLNIILSIFVIVPAAYAFSRFEFRGKGYILVLYLILSQIGGGFGVAAVIALFIFLVKLNSLGIPLIGNPFILPLIYTSSAVPFQTWLIKNYFDSLPRSLDEAAFIDGASWRDIVFRVIFPASRGVVFIVALFAFMGAWGEFLLASFIRVNTLAAYVYQTAVGQTIYWADFAARTVLFSIPIVLIYVIAQKYIGEAMRYGAGKIS
- the ftsY gene encoding signal recognition particle-docking protein FtsY; this encodes MFRRLKELFNRVADKISNAIEEKISNKISKEISEEDLEKISEELVLELVEADVALEVAESIVRDFEKRIVGSRIGFLESKREYIVDSFREVLKQYLSKGVSEKDLPEIIRESRSKPYKILFMGVNGVGKTTTIAKVAKYLRDKGFKVMVVAADTFRAGAQEQLEVHCNRLSIPIFKGRYGADPAALVYDAIRYSMKQGFDVLLIDSAGRQHTDRDLMNEILKVSRVSKPDLRILVLDALTGNDAVNQAREFDKYVGVDAVILTKLDAEASGGSALSIIASINKPILYVGVGQGYDDLVKYSPEEILGRIL